One Yimella lutea DNA window includes the following coding sequences:
- the lipA gene encoding lipoyl synthase, with protein MTIAPEGRRLLRVEARNAETPIERKPEWIRTTAKMGPAYTKLHTMVKSEGLHTVCQEAGCPNIFECWEDREATFLIGGDVCTRRCDFCDIATGRPTELDMDEPRRVAESIQQMNLRYATVTGVARDDQPDGAARLYAETIRKIHELNPNTGVEILPPDFGAKPDLVGQVFDARPEVFAHNLETVPRIFKRIRPAFTYDKSLKVLTMAKEQELVTKSNLILGMGEQEHEIEQALTDLHQAGCDIITITQYLRPSPLHHPIDRWVKPQEFVHWSNVARDLGFVGVMAGPLVRSSYRAGRLYSTAMAALGREVPEHLSHLAQAASEPARQEAASLMAKLAPQVS; from the coding sequence ATGACCATCGCACCGGAGGGACGCCGCCTGCTGCGCGTCGAGGCCCGCAACGCCGAGACGCCGATCGAGCGCAAGCCCGAATGGATCCGCACCACCGCGAAGATGGGTCCGGCCTACACCAAGCTGCACACGATGGTGAAGAGCGAAGGGCTGCACACCGTCTGCCAGGAAGCCGGTTGCCCCAACATCTTCGAGTGCTGGGAGGACCGCGAGGCCACCTTCCTCATCGGTGGTGACGTCTGTACCCGGCGCTGCGACTTCTGTGACATCGCGACCGGTCGCCCGACCGAACTCGACATGGACGAGCCGCGCCGCGTAGCGGAATCCATCCAGCAGATGAACCTGCGGTACGCCACAGTCACCGGCGTCGCCCGCGACGACCAGCCGGACGGCGCAGCACGCCTGTATGCGGAGACCATCCGCAAGATCCACGAACTCAATCCGAACACCGGCGTCGAGATCCTCCCGCCCGACTTCGGCGCCAAGCCGGACCTGGTCGGTCAGGTCTTCGACGCACGTCCGGAGGTGTTCGCGCACAACTTGGAGACGGTGCCGCGCATCTTCAAGCGGATCCGTCCGGCGTTCACCTACGACAAGTCGCTCAAGGTGCTCACCATGGCCAAGGAGCAGGAGCTGGTCACCAAGTCCAACCTCATCCTCGGCATGGGCGAGCAGGAGCACGAGATCGAGCAGGCGCTCACCGACCTGCATCAGGCCGGCTGCGACATCATCACGATCACCCAGTACCTGCGTCCCTCGCCCCTGCATCACCCGATCGACCGATGGGTGAAGCCGCAGGAGTTCGTGCACTGGAGCAACGTGGCCCGTGACCTCGGCTTCGTCGGGGTGATGGCCGGACCCCTGGTCCGCTCGTCCTACCGCGCCGGACGCCTGTACTCCACAGCCATGGCCGCACTCGGACGCGAGGTGCCGGAACACCTCAGCCACCTGGCGCAGGCAGCATCCGAGCCCGCCCGTCAGGAAGCGGCGTCGCTCATGGCCAAGCTCGCCCCGCAAGTATCCTGA
- a CDS encoding DUF664 domain-containing protein produces MPHKLGGMIDERTLLFAHLDAQRAHVLATTDDLGDDHLLQPVAPSGWSIARMINHLTYDDEIFWGAAVLGGDEEAIGLVQDGWQVPVTRGADAIATYRRWTMRVDDLLADLDLDSAPKWWPGSDVFPFPAFETSREVVLRLLTETATHAGHLDLAREHIDGHQHLVVE; encoded by the coding sequence ATGCCCCATAAGTTGGGCGGCATGATCGATGAACGCACGCTGCTTTTCGCTCACCTGGATGCCCAGCGAGCACACGTGCTGGCGACGACGGACGACCTCGGCGATGACCACTTGCTCCAGCCGGTGGCACCGTCCGGATGGTCGATCGCCCGAATGATCAACCACCTCACCTACGACGACGAGATCTTCTGGGGTGCAGCGGTTCTCGGCGGCGACGAGGAAGCGATCGGGCTCGTCCAGGACGGGTGGCAGGTGCCGGTGACGCGCGGCGCTGATGCGATCGCCACCTACCGACGCTGGACCATGCGCGTCGACGATCTCCTCGCAGACCTCGATCTCGACAGTGCCCCGAAGTGGTGGCCCGGCTCGGATGTCTTCCCCTTCCCTGCGTTCGAGACGTCGCGAGAAGTCGTCCTGAGATTGCTCACCGAAACGGCTACGCACGCCGGCCACCTCGACCTCGCCCGCGAGCACATCGACGGTCACCAGCACCTCGTCGTGGAGTGA
- a CDS encoding SRPBCC family protein, with protein MPANLSTSIDIDAPPARVWAIVSDLKRMAEWSPSTAKVIVRGGEIKHGATMMNINRMGLKVWPTQSKVTAYEPERRIAFKIRENHSTWIYELEPTADGGTRLTETRDVSNDTTKLSKVLIDKVLGGEPTFEAHLMTGMKQTLAKIKSEAETA; from the coding sequence ATGCCCGCGAACCTGTCCACCTCGATCGACATCGACGCACCGCCGGCGAGGGTCTGGGCGATCGTGTCCGACCTCAAGCGCATGGCCGAATGGAGCCCGAGCACGGCGAAGGTCATCGTGCGCGGTGGCGAGATCAAGCACGGCGCCACGATGATGAACATCAACCGGATGGGTCTGAAGGTCTGGCCCACCCAGAGCAAGGTCACCGCTTACGAGCCCGAGCGCAGGATCGCGTTCAAGATCCGTGAGAACCACAGCACCTGGATCTACGAACTCGAACCCACCGCGGACGGCGGCACCCGCCTGACCGAGACCCGCGACGTCTCGAACGACACCACGAAACTGTCTAAGGTGCTGATCGACAAGGTGCTCGGCGGCGAGCCGACCTTCGAGGCCCACCTGATGACCGGCATGAAGCAGACCCTGGCGAAGATCAAGTCCGAGGCGGAGACGGCCTGA
- a CDS encoding serine/threonine protein kinase: MDELMDGSGKPVIPGYEVIDRLGAGGSGEVWVVRRPDGIRLAAKLIPSSHERTVGEEDFLRRLDHDHVVRLRDTVREEGGDERTVLILDLAEGGSLADAIEARRTLTPGELVTVLTPIARTLHDLHGSGLVHADISTGNILFTDAGKPLLADLGVARLAGSYDDTTWATDAWAAPEVLAGQPAGPASDVYALGAVAWACVTGTPPPPLLQRPELQGVASHLDGSVIELIDEAMSFDPEERPSAGEFALRLWRCAEARPAPVAGSRGSRRVADAQEPVLLTRRMIRAAKAVEDAETDPEPSLRSRFASKLPARHALFTGAGAALVTSVVATGVWALVPDEPTYATGHVDPSTPTSAPPAVQQPSSAAPPAAKLVPKPVPKPAVALKTPSQIVSDLVAARARAWNQEDPQLLVHALAPNSPADKADRTALATAQRQGADYGQVRFDVGQVSVTKRSASRMTVITTVQRPDYVVTTASVTHDRPANSQRVTLELVRSGQSWLIHSWR; this comes from the coding sequence ATGGACGAGCTCATGGACGGCAGCGGGAAGCCGGTGATTCCCGGTTACGAGGTGATCGACCGGCTGGGCGCCGGGGGATCGGGCGAGGTCTGGGTGGTGCGACGTCCGGACGGAATTCGTTTGGCAGCCAAACTGATTCCCTCGTCTCACGAGCGCACCGTCGGGGAGGAGGACTTCCTGCGCAGACTGGATCACGATCATGTGGTCCGGTTGCGCGACACCGTGCGGGAGGAAGGCGGGGACGAACGCACCGTGCTCATCCTCGATCTGGCCGAAGGTGGATCGTTGGCAGATGCGATCGAAGCCCGGCGCACCCTCACCCCAGGTGAACTGGTGACCGTGCTGACCCCGATCGCGCGAACCCTGCACGACCTCCACGGCTCCGGACTCGTCCATGCCGACATCTCGACCGGCAACATCCTGTTCACCGACGCCGGCAAACCGCTGCTGGCAGACCTCGGCGTCGCCAGGCTGGCCGGCAGCTATGACGACACCACCTGGGCCACGGATGCGTGGGCCGCGCCCGAGGTACTCGCGGGACAGCCCGCGGGACCGGCGTCCGACGTCTACGCACTCGGCGCGGTGGCCTGGGCCTGCGTGACCGGCACTCCGCCACCGCCGTTGCTCCAGCGCCCCGAGCTTCAGGGTGTGGCATCGCACCTGGATGGGTCGGTCATCGAGTTGATCGACGAGGCGATGTCGTTCGATCCGGAAGAACGTCCCAGCGCAGGCGAATTCGCGCTGCGCCTGTGGCGATGCGCCGAAGCGCGACCGGCGCCGGTGGCCGGCAGTCGGGGATCGCGCCGAGTAGCAGACGCCCAAGAACCGGTGCTGCTCACGCGCCGGATGATCCGTGCGGCCAAGGCCGTGGAGGATGCCGAGACCGACCCTGAACCGTCTCTGCGGTCACGGTTCGCCTCGAAGCTTCCCGCGCGGCACGCGCTGTTCACCGGAGCGGGTGCAGCACTGGTTACCTCGGTCGTCGCGACGGGAGTCTGGGCGCTCGTGCCCGACGAACCGACGTACGCCACCGGCCACGTCGATCCGTCCACGCCGACTTCTGCGCCGCCGGCGGTCCAGCAGCCGTCGTCTGCCGCTCCACCCGCCGCGAAGCTTGTCCCGAAGCCGGTCCCGAAGCCGGCTGTGGCGCTCAAGACCCCGTCCCAGATCGTCAGCGACCTGGTGGCGGCTCGAGCGAGGGCATGGAATCAGGAAGACCCCCAACTTCTGGTCCATGCCCTCGCCCCGAATTCACCCGCGGACAAAGCAGATCGGACCGCACTCGCGACGGCGCAGAGGCAGGGTGCCGATTACGGGCAGGTGAGGTTCGACGTGGGGCAGGTCTCGGTCACCAAGAGGTCGGCCAGCCGGATGACGGTGATCACCACGGTGCAACGACCCGACTACGTGGTCACCACAGCCTCCGTCACACATGACCGACCGGCCAATTCCCAGCGCGTGACTCTCGAACTGGTGCGGTCGGGTCAGTCGTGGTTGATCCACTCGTGGCGATGA
- a CDS encoding RDD family protein, which produces MVDRRDVGSWLEGPGAVRERAEGDYPGRDLGLPESGPGSIARTGPRAIALVIDWALCSLIAAGLLGFSWGEPGAGSFKPLLVFVIENILLVGTLGMTVGHRIMGLMVLRVDGERAGLVPATIRTLLLALVLPAVIWDKDERGFHDRIARTMIVRTR; this is translated from the coding sequence GTGGTTGATCGTCGTGATGTAGGCAGCTGGCTGGAGGGTCCCGGAGCGGTCCGCGAGCGGGCCGAGGGTGACTATCCGGGACGCGACCTGGGCTTGCCGGAGTCGGGACCGGGTTCGATCGCCCGCACCGGCCCCCGCGCGATCGCACTGGTCATCGACTGGGCGCTGTGTTCGCTGATCGCTGCCGGTCTCCTCGGATTCAGCTGGGGTGAACCGGGAGCTGGCAGCTTCAAGCCGTTGCTGGTCTTCGTGATCGAGAACATCCTGCTCGTCGGCACGCTCGGCATGACGGTCGGCCACCGGATCATGGGGTTGATGGTGCTGCGGGTGGACGGCGAACGTGCCGGCCTGGTGCCTGCGACGATCCGGACCCTGCTGCTGGCCCTGGTTCTGCCGGCAGTGATCTGGGACAAGGACGAGCGCGGCTTCCATGACCGGATCGCTCGCACGATGATCGTCCGCACCCGCTGA
- a CDS encoding helix-turn-helix domain-containing protein encodes MSGELITTAQAAEMLGVQPATIYSYVARGVLTRATATSRHEGFALSSQR; translated from the coding sequence ATGAGCGGCGAGTTGATCACGACAGCGCAGGCAGCCGAAATGCTCGGCGTGCAGCCCGCGACGATCTACTCCTACGTCGCCCGCGGCGTACTGACCCGAGCCACCGCCACCAGCCGGCACGAGGGGTTCGCTCTTTCGTCGCAGCGATGA
- the glnA gene encoding type I glutamate--ammonia ligase — MFNNADEVLKYIKDEGVEFVDVRFCDLPGVMQHFNVPAKTFDHDAFETGQMFDGSSIRGFQAIHESDMKLIPDPKSAYLDPFRERKTLIMNFSIVDPFTGEAYSRDPRNIAAKAEAYLKSTGIADTAFFGAEAEFYIFDDVRFETNSHSGYYYVDSVEGAWNTGRVEEGGNLGYKPRVKGGYFPVPPVDHMADLRDQMCVNMDKVGLNVERAHHEVGTAGQQEINYTFSTLLGSGDDVMKFKYIIKNTAFQAGKTATFMPKPLFGDNGSGMHTHQSLWKDGEPLFYDEKGYGGLSDIARWYVGGLLKHAPSLLAFTNPTVNSYHRLVPGYEAPVNLVYSARNRSACVRIPIAGTSPKAKRIEFRIPDPSANPYLSFAAQLMAGLDGIKNRIEPPEPVDKDLYELPPEEHANIEQVPGSLPEVLDALAADHDYLTEGDVFTEDLIETWIDYKRLNEVDPIRFRPHPHEFEMYYDL; from the coding sequence ATGTTCAACAACGCCGACGAGGTCCTGAAGTACATCAAGGACGAAGGCGTCGAGTTCGTCGATGTTCGTTTCTGTGACCTGCCGGGCGTGATGCAGCACTTCAACGTGCCTGCCAAGACGTTCGACCACGACGCGTTCGAGACCGGCCAGATGTTCGACGGCTCGTCGATCCGAGGTTTCCAGGCCATCCACGAGTCCGACATGAAGCTGATCCCGGACCCGAAGTCGGCCTACCTCGACCCGTTCCGTGAGCGCAAGACGCTCATCATGAACTTCTCCATCGTCGACCCGTTCACCGGTGAGGCCTACAGCCGCGACCCGCGCAACATCGCCGCGAAGGCGGAGGCCTACCTGAAGTCGACCGGCATTGCCGACACCGCGTTCTTCGGTGCCGAGGCCGAGTTCTACATCTTCGACGACGTGCGCTTCGAGACGAACTCGCACTCGGGTTACTACTACGTCGACTCCGTCGAGGGTGCCTGGAACACCGGCCGCGTCGAAGAGGGCGGCAACCTGGGCTACAAGCCGCGCGTCAAGGGTGGCTACTTCCCCGTCCCGCCGGTCGACCACATGGCCGACCTGCGCGACCAGATGTGCGTCAACATGGACAAGGTCGGCCTGAACGTCGAGCGCGCGCACCACGAGGTGGGCACCGCCGGTCAGCAGGAGATCAACTACACCTTCTCGACGCTGCTCGGCTCCGGCGACGACGTCATGAAGTTCAAGTACATCATCAAGAACACCGCCTTCCAGGCCGGCAAGACCGCCACCTTCATGCCGAAGCCGCTGTTCGGCGACAACGGTTCGGGTATGCACACCCACCAGTCACTCTGGAAGGACGGCGAGCCCCTCTTCTACGACGAGAAGGGGTACGGCGGCCTGTCCGACATCGCCCGCTGGTACGTCGGTGGCCTGCTCAAGCACGCTCCGTCGCTGCTGGCCTTCACCAACCCGACGGTGAACTCCTACCACCGTCTGGTGCCGGGTTACGAGGCTCCGGTCAACCTGGTGTACTCGGCGCGCAACCGTTCGGCCTGCGTCCGCATCCCGATCGCCGGCACCTCGCCGAAGGCCAAGCGCATCGAGTTCCGAATCCCCGACCCGTCGGCGAACCCTTACCTGTCGTTCGCGGCTCAGCTGATGGCCGGTCTGGACGGAATCAAGAACCGCATCGAGCCGCCGGAGCCGGTCGACAAGGACCTCTACGAGCTGCCGCCGGAGGAGCACGCGAACATCGAGCAGGTGCCCGGTTCGCTGCCCGAGGTGCTGGACGCGCTCGCGGCCGACCACGACTACCTCACCGAGGGCGACGTGTTCACCGAGGACCTCATCGAGACCTGGATCGACTACAAGCGCCTCAACGAGGTCGACCCGATCCGCTTCCGTCCGCACCCGCACGAATTCGAGATGTACTACGACCTGTGA
- a CDS encoding DUF4031 domain-containing protein: MTVLIDPPFWPAYDRLWSHLVSDESYAELHSFARSVGLPDHLFDGDHYDIPQDRYAQVVAAGAVEVSGGQLIRRLIAGGLRIPAKKR; the protein is encoded by the coding sequence ATGACCGTCCTGATCGACCCGCCGTTCTGGCCTGCATACGACCGCCTGTGGTCGCATCTGGTCAGTGACGAGTCGTACGCGGAGTTGCACAGCTTCGCGCGGTCCGTCGGTCTTCCGGATCACCTGTTCGACGGTGACCACTATGACATTCCGCAGGACCGTTACGCGCAGGTCGTCGCCGCCGGCGCGGTCGAGGTGAGCGGCGGTCAGCTGATCCGCCGGCTGATCGCCGGCGGACTTCGAATCCCGGCCAAGAAGCGCTGA
- a CDS encoding HIT family protein: MRDTRPMSDCVFCQIISGETAAFVVHESPGTIAFLDTRPVFKGHVLVVPHEHHETLADLPSGQVPPFFDVVQHIAARMPQALDSQGTFVAMNNAVSQSVPHLHCHVVPRTKGDGLRGFFWPRTKYTDGEAAEYAQQLGAALQER, encoded by the coding sequence ATGCGGGATACTCGCCCGATGAGCGACTGCGTGTTCTGCCAGATCATCTCGGGCGAGACTGCGGCCTTCGTCGTGCACGAGTCCCCCGGCACCATCGCCTTCCTCGACACCCGCCCGGTCTTCAAGGGACATGTGCTCGTCGTGCCTCACGAGCACCACGAGACACTCGCCGACCTGCCGTCCGGCCAGGTGCCGCCGTTCTTCGACGTCGTGCAGCACATCGCCGCACGGATGCCGCAGGCCCTGGACTCACAGGGCACGTTCGTCGCGATGAACAATGCTGTGTCGCAATCAGTTCCACACCTGCACTGCCACGTCGTCCCGAGGACCAAGGGCGACGGGTTACGCGGATTCTTCTGGCCACGAACGAAGTACACCGACGGGGAGGCCGCCGAATACGCGCAGCAGCTGGGCGCCGCACTCCAGGAGCGATGA
- a CDS encoding DUF4191 domain-containing protein — MSTSSTATAPKKSRRKRRPKDPNKPGRFSQISTLYKGAVKQNPRIPLWMALAFLVGFLPLLLIGLAWGHPFYLGFIGLMVGLLLMMIVFGRLAERAAYSQLDGQPGASGAALGALRRGWFVEQEPVAADAGRARNPRDMGSAAMVFRAVGRPGVVLIGEGPKANASKLLNSEKKRVERVVGPEVPITIYRVGQGEDTVAVSEITKRMGKLDKKLTTAEVTAVNKRLRALGTKRPPIPPGMDPRNARPDRRGMRGR; from the coding sequence ATGTCCACCTCCTCCACCGCGACGGCGCCGAAGAAGTCGCGCCGCAAACGCAGGCCCAAGGACCCTAACAAGCCGGGTCGGTTCAGCCAGATCTCTACGCTCTACAAGGGCGCCGTCAAGCAGAACCCGCGGATCCCGTTGTGGATGGCCCTCGCGTTCCTCGTCGGCTTCCTTCCCCTGCTGCTGATCGGCCTGGCGTGGGGACACCCGTTCTACCTGGGCTTCATCGGCCTGATGGTCGGACTGCTGCTGATGATGATCGTGTTCGGCCGGTTGGCCGAGCGGGCCGCGTACAGCCAGCTCGACGGGCAGCCGGGGGCGTCCGGTGCTGCGTTGGGTGCGCTGCGTCGAGGGTGGTTCGTGGAGCAGGAGCCGGTCGCGGCCGACGCGGGCCGTGCCCGCAACCCTCGCGACATGGGTTCTGCCGCAATGGTTTTCCGCGCAGTCGGACGCCCCGGCGTCGTGCTCATCGGTGAAGGTCCGAAGGCCAATGCGAGCAAGCTGCTCAACTCGGAGAAGAAGCGGGTCGAACGGGTCGTCGGTCCCGAGGTTCCGATCACGATCTACCGCGTGGGCCAGGGCGAGGACACCGTCGCGGTCAGCGAGATCACCAAGCGCATGGGCAAGCTGGACAAGAAGCTCACCACCGCCGAGGTAACCGCCGTCAACAAGCGCCTGCGCGCGCTCGGCACGAAGCGTCCGCCGATTCCCCCGGGCATGGACCCGCGCAACGCGCGTCCGGACCGCCGCGGGATGCGCGGCCGCTGA
- a CDS encoding Gfo/Idh/MocA family protein, with translation MRVGIAGYGMAGRGIHRAQLRAAGFEIGAVATSSAERSDAVRADEPDAVVVPDLDALLEVSGLDLVVLATPSGKHFEHLMACIAAGLPTVVDKPIAVDSSAAREVVEAAEDAGCPLTVFHNRRWDPPHLTAKKLISDGTIGDVIRYEFRWERWRPEPKDRWREQASAADGGGLLLDLGTHLVDSAVDLFGPVESVFATVSAHTTIAEDAAVLLCRHASGVVSELSTTSLAGAPGPRLRVSGTKAAYVVTEFETEPNAFLGFENSEGHIGWIARGETREPVREVQSSTTFYQQVTAALHSGDVQAAMPVDPWDAVHTARVIDAARRSAENWQAVDVARG, from the coding sequence ATGCGCGTTGGAATCGCCGGGTACGGCATGGCGGGACGTGGAATCCATCGAGCGCAGCTGCGAGCCGCCGGGTTCGAGATCGGGGCTGTGGCGACGTCTTCGGCGGAGCGTTCGGATGCGGTGCGTGCCGACGAGCCGGACGCCGTGGTCGTGCCGGATCTGGACGCCCTTCTCGAGGTGTCGGGCTTGGACCTCGTCGTGCTCGCGACACCGAGCGGGAAGCACTTCGAACACCTGATGGCCTGCATCGCGGCCGGCCTCCCGACTGTCGTCGACAAGCCGATCGCGGTCGACTCCTCGGCTGCCCGAGAGGTGGTCGAGGCTGCTGAGGATGCCGGTTGCCCGTTGACGGTTTTCCATAACCGTCGCTGGGACCCGCCGCACCTGACCGCGAAGAAGCTGATCTCGGACGGCACCATCGGCGACGTCATTCGCTACGAATTCCGTTGGGAGCGTTGGCGTCCCGAACCCAAGGATCGTTGGCGCGAGCAGGCGTCGGCCGCCGACGGAGGGGGACTGCTGCTCGATCTCGGGACGCACCTGGTCGACTCGGCGGTCGATCTCTTCGGACCGGTGGAGTCGGTCTTCGCGACGGTCTCGGCTCACACGACCATCGCCGAGGATGCTGCGGTGCTCCTGTGTCGACACGCCTCGGGTGTCGTGTCCGAGCTGTCAACCACCTCGCTCGCGGGCGCTCCCGGACCACGGTTGCGGGTGAGCGGGACGAAGGCGGCGTACGTCGTCACCGAGTTCGAGACCGAACCCAACGCCTTTCTCGGGTTCGAGAACTCCGAGGGCCACATCGGTTGGATCGCTCGTGGCGAGACCAGGGAACCGGTCCGCGAAGTGCAGTCCTCCACGACCTTCTACCAGCAGGTCACGGCCGCGCTGCACAGCGGCGACGTCCAGGCGGCGATGCCGGTGGACCCGTGGGACGCGGTCCACACGGCGCGGGTGATCGATGCGGCCCGGCGCTCGGCCGAGAATTGGCAAGCGGTCGATGTGGCGCGCGGTTGA
- the lipB gene encoding lipoyl(octanoyl) transferase LipB codes for MQREPLGPRLLYGCRPPTRAYRTAHVEGPARFYPESMRIEHVGFDPDLVDYQHAWDLQKQVHAQVVDGTREDTVLLLEHARVYTAGKRTEPHERPFDGTPVIDVDRGGKITWHGPGQLVGYPIVRLDDPIDVVAYVRRLEQMMIDVCGDLGLDAGRVEGRSGVWFPASDGRPERKVGAIGIRVSRDVTMHGFALNCDCDLSWSTTIVPCGIPDAGVTNLTRELGRDVTVAEVLPYVEKRLDSILG; via the coding sequence CTGCAGCGTGAACCTCTCGGTCCGCGCCTTCTATATGGATGCCGTCCACCTACCCGCGCGTACCGAACCGCGCACGTCGAGGGTCCAGCTCGGTTCTACCCTGAGTCAATGCGCATCGAACACGTCGGTTTCGACCCCGATCTCGTCGACTACCAGCACGCCTGGGACCTGCAGAAGCAGGTGCATGCGCAGGTCGTCGACGGCACCCGCGAGGACACCGTCCTGCTGCTCGAGCACGCTCGGGTCTACACCGCCGGAAAGCGCACCGAACCACACGAGCGCCCGTTCGACGGCACCCCGGTGATCGACGTGGACCGTGGGGGCAAGATCACCTGGCACGGCCCGGGCCAGTTGGTCGGTTACCCGATCGTCCGACTCGACGACCCGATCGACGTGGTCGCGTACGTGCGACGGCTCGAGCAGATGATGATCGATGTCTGCGGCGATCTCGGGCTGGATGCCGGACGTGTCGAGGGACGCAGCGGCGTGTGGTTCCCGGCGTCCGACGGCAGGCCGGAGCGCAAGGTCGGAGCAATAGGCATCCGGGTCAGCCGGGACGTGACCATGCACGGTTTCGCACTCAACTGCGACTGCGATCTCTCGTGGTCGACCACCATCGTCCCGTGCGGGATTCCGGACGCGGGTGTCACGAACCTCACCCGGGAACTCGGTCGCGACGTCACGGTCGCCGAGGTGCTGCCCTACGTCGAGAAGCGGCTGGACTCGATCCTGGGCTAA
- a CDS encoding DUF1206 domain-containing protein: MNQRDVEGAARQVGDSKVVECGARVGFAASGLLHLLMAWIAVRIAWSKGGGSADQTGALGNLSGQPGGKVILWVLVVGFVLLALWHLTEAATGSPGTEAKDRAKDAVQDVAKTVLFMGLAWTTYKFASGGSSSSSGNTRDFTAKLMHQPFGRVLVAIIGLVILGVGAYHLYKGWTEKFREDLQGNPGDAVIHAGRIGYVAKGIALTIVGGLFVVGGAKGSTKETTGLDGALRTLLEQPFGKILLTVVALGIACYGIYSFACAKFAKV; the protein is encoded by the coding sequence ATGAACCAACGCGATGTCGAAGGTGCCGCACGTCAGGTCGGTGACTCCAAAGTCGTCGAGTGCGGCGCACGGGTCGGGTTCGCCGCGAGCGGTCTGTTGCATCTGCTGATGGCGTGGATCGCGGTCCGTATCGCGTGGTCGAAGGGCGGCGGCAGTGCCGACCAGACCGGCGCCCTCGGCAACCTGTCCGGTCAGCCCGGCGGGAAAGTGATCCTGTGGGTCCTGGTGGTCGGATTCGTCTTGCTCGCGCTGTGGCATCTGACCGAGGCGGCCACCGGCTCGCCCGGGACGGAGGCCAAGGACCGGGCGAAGGACGCCGTCCAGGACGTCGCGAAAACGGTGTTGTTCATGGGTCTTGCCTGGACCACCTACAAGTTCGCCTCGGGCGGTTCGTCCTCCAGCAGTGGCAACACCCGTGACTTCACCGCGAAGCTGATGCATCAGCCCTTCGGACGCGTCCTCGTGGCCATCATCGGTTTGGTGATCCTGGGTGTCGGCGCGTACCACTTGTACAAGGGCTGGACCGAGAAGTTCCGGGAGGACCTGCAGGGCAACCCCGGTGATGCGGTGATCCATGCCGGTCGAATCGGCTACGTCGCCAAGGGAATTGCACTGACTATCGTCGGAGGGTTGTTCGTCGTCGGGGGAGCGAAGGGCTCCACGAAGGAGACGACGGGCCTCGACGGTGCGCTGCGCACCTTGCTCGAGCAGCCGTTCGGCAAGATCCTGCTCACCGTCGTCGCTCTCGGCATCGCCTGTTACGGCATCTACTCCTTCGCGTGCGCGAAATTCGCGAAGGTCTGA